TAAACTTTTATTGAATGATTAAAGTTTTAAAATCGGGTTTTTATACATCAGTTCAAGACAGGGGGCGAAAAGGTTTTGGGTCAATAGGTGTTCCTATTTCAGGTGTTATGGATAGTTATTCTGCAAATATTGCAAATAGTGTTTTAAAAAACTCGTTAGAGAATGCTGTATTAGAAATTACTTTTGGCGGATGTGAATTTGAGTTTACAAATGAAACGATTATTTGTATTTCTGGAGCTAATTTTTCAGCAAAAATAAATAATGAACCTATAACGCTTAATTCAAGAATTAAAGTAAATATAAATGATGTATTGTCTTTCGGGAAAATAGTTTTTGGGGTTCGATGTTATTTAGCTGTAAAAGGAGGTTTCTTAACAAATAGCGTTTTAAAAAGTAGAAGTTTTTATCAGAATATAACTGAAGACTTTTTAATTAAAAAAGATGATTTACTACCAATAGAAAGTTATATAAGTGATTTAAGACCATTAAATGCAGCTGTAATAATTGATGA
This genomic stretch from Tenacibaculum sp. Bg11-29 harbors:
- a CDS encoding biotin-dependent carboxyltransferase family protein; this translates as MIKVLKSGFYTSVQDRGRKGFGSIGVPISGVMDSYSANIANSVLKNSLENAVLEITFGGCEFEFTNETIICISGANFSAKINNEPITLNSRIKVNINDVLSFGKIVFGVRCYLAVKGGFLTNSVLKSRSFYQNITEDFLIKKDDLLPIESYISDLRPLNAAVIIDELHFVSNKIGCYKGPEFDLLDEFQKKEIETHIFTISNDNNRMGCRLNEIVENKIPSILTSAVIPGTVQLTPSGKLIILMRDCQVTGGYPRVLQLTDSAINQMAQKTTNNLVKFILYD